Genomic segment of Corythoichthys intestinalis isolate RoL2023-P3 chromosome 7, ASM3026506v1, whole genome shotgun sequence:
tttaaacgttagttttcaatttttctttgtttggattgattatcatctataatattggggaaaatgcgatagtaacgaaaaaaaaaaatacaataaagcgatagttatgatgtagatatccgtgacttttttacagatgcaatttttttttactgttacgtaatttgtttaaaagtttaaaatatgcgagtgaataatttttaaaagttgctattttttttaaactaaatattagagatcatttaatgattccaagctaaaaatgatgacttttcgaataataaatacgattactgacagtctttttatggctaggttgaaaagaaaaagcggttgtgcgacgtgtgTAAACggcggtttccagggtaaagcggacaaattaaaaatagttcggggacttaatgcgccatgaatccgctatggcagcatgtagacatattgattctatcaaacacaacagttcttttggcttaaaatacagtttattttcaagaggagtgcaagagcagaaactgctttttcagccttgtttgtgttttccgccatatattttttaaaaatttgcccATGATAAACATAATTATTCTTAAGAAATTAGTATGCTTGCAAGCTTACAAACATGACAACCAAGTTTCTAACTGCCTGTGAAATAAGGTTGGTGACAGTGAACCACTGCCAGTGGtcgtggggttgttttgcttcagAGTGGACTGGTGTACTTGCCAAAATAGAGGGCAGACAATTTTATGGAAACACTGAAGCAGCAACTCAAAACACCAATTGGGAAGTGACATCTTTTCAAACAAATGCATGGTTCTTAGAAATTGAGGATGACCTAAAGCGTTATGCCACAACAAAGTGGCTTAGAACAAGGTCAAATGTTCTGGAGTAACCATCACAAAGTTCTGATCTCAGTCCGACTGAAGAATAATGGGAAGACCCCCTGACAACTATTGTgagaagcagtgttgtcagttataatctgattattttctttcagtaacgagcaatctaacgcattcatttttccaaaccagtatgtagaatgaagaatattgtagttatGCATGAAGAACATTtcgaatagaaaatgtttgaaatcCGCATCTTCTCACGATgggttcgtttccatggtaaccgctcactgttacttcctgttttggtgatTTGGGACTCAGAAAGGTGTGTGCCAGCGCGAGTGCAgattcgagccgagtgcagccacctgttgagatgtgcgagggaatgttgatttgtgtgcgTCCTTGAATGAACTTATTTTTCCTTtactctggagggttccagcgataggatgaggccgtttcgtagctttgccgtttcAACGGCGGGTAATATTCACTCCAAGTCGGCAAGCattttttacatcatattcgtgttgcacatttatgccgtgaggtgacgtgttcgtttagcatctttgggatgtgttgtaagtccaatgagtgtaaagtgcttagttgccgccaccttttgtggccaaattcacCGGGTGTGTGTACGCATGCGCGCTCGCCCCcatctttgtgtttattgcactgtgcaattcatttgtgtgttgttgatgattgtgcagtcaatttgcattgttttacacacTTGGCACTGGTatgtgttaactcctaaaccctaacccgaagttttgacattaggcttaatcttcaagtaaGCAGAGGTTTAAttcgtcggtggagttgatttcaacaaattccatgcagtttgtcagttatttgttatttcCAGGGCTCCGGAGTTGCTAAGCTAGCGTAAGTCAAAGGTGGTTGAATTTAAACTCCATTGAGTAATTAAATCCCTGCTAACTCGCAGATTAAgctttatgtgaaaaattctgatcttcccctttaaattcaattatcggaaagtcaattacatacgATGACATATTTCTGTCATCAGTGGtcgtaccaggatgccaggtgtgggtgggcattagtcttacctgtggggggctaaataaataaataaataaataggaaaaaaaagcttcaatgctcaagtaggttgaAATCCagtgtagggctactgcaccttaaaacatgttttgttttctcctacaaATAAccattgttgtgatttggtctaaacaaataaaagttgattttattttatttgacttagaacacatccataactgaacagtatggacatgcaggagaCAATGTTTTAggcaacctattgtggttcatcggttttattattatagttattctttgttccgcagcccctttgagctcaatttgactcccttagaatgcttcaaaatgcaccaaaatcggcaggcaggtcaagacaggtgcattcTTTGataaccgtgtaaagacaaaattCCACATAcattatgtagcgccccctagcagtcattctttgtcccgccgacgctttgagccctactttgaccccctcagaatgcttcaaaacccaccaaactcaacagccaggtgaacactggtgaaaactttgaaatatattatatatatatatatatatatatatatatatatatatatatatatatatatatatatatatatatatatatatatatatatatgcgcgTAAatttgtgtagcgccccctaggaacaaaaccaacatttcatttcttttttttgtttttgttttttttctttctttttttttttttgaggtgaaagagaaggtaacaacgcaaaggttaaaacttagaacacatcagtactatatgaatgggataccatacgtggtgcccagactgccgttagtgctacatccagttttctttgggtgggcaaagcgtgtccgtgggtgggcacttccccccggtaacgcccctggttgtcattatgttgaggcggcaaagagaaaaattggtgaaaagtaaccgataaattgcttttaaagtaacatagttactttgataataaagtaatgagtacagtaactagattacttttttgaggagtaatcagtaattaaattactttttcaagtaatctgtgcctTCACTGGTGAGAAGCTCAGGGAATGATACCAAAATGTTTCACGCCAGTCATTGCGAGTGTAAAGACCATGGTACTACATATGAAATTAAGTGTTGACTTTGAACAATGACGCAAAAATtgttctaaaaaaacaaaaaactcggTTGTTCTTGTCTTCTCTCATCATAAATGTTTCGGCACTCTGGTACCACATGTAAAAAGGTTCAACCAGTTCAACTGGATCTGATACAAATTGTGCATTTATTGTACAGTTGCCCATCTCTGCCAACTCGTCATTTACTTGTTGATGACGCTGTGGCGCAGTGACGGTTGCGCGCGCACGCAAACGCATGCGGTGGTTCGGGGACGCTATAAAACGAGCGTCCGGGACGCGAGGGTTCGGTGTTTCGTCTCTGGATGTCGCTTGACGTGGACCCCCACCATGGCGCCGTAGCGAGTCGTGCGTAAAAACGAGGAGGAGACTGTGACCGCGGCCATGCCGGCCGACGCGAGCGTCACGCCGGGAGGCTGGGAGCTGACGGCGGCGGCTTTGGCCCCGACGGAGCCCCCCAACTCTGGCGCCGACGTCCTCCGCTTGGTGCCCGCCTTCTGGGACTCCCCGCTGAGCCACGGCATCAATGTGTTCGTGGGTCTGGTGCTGTGCTTCACCATGTTGGGTCTGGGCTGCACGGTGGACGTCGGCCAGTTGGGCGAGCAGGTCCGGCGACCTatcggggtgctgctggctgtcGTCTGCCAATTCGTCATCATGCCGCTGGTAGCCTTCTTACTGGCCTTGGCTTTTTCGCTGGACGACGTGGCAGCCATGGCCGTGCTCCTCTGTGGATGCTGTCCCGGGGGAAACTTGTCCAACATCATGTCGCTGCTGGTGCACGGCGAGATGAACCTCAGGTACTTGGCGTCTGCTTTTTGGTCCTTTAGAAAAGTCACTTTTACGCAAGAGTTGGTTGTGCGGGGCTGTTAATGGATTGGTCTCAGGTGAGTTGGAGGTCCAGGTACACCCAGGATTTGTCGCCGACCAATCGCAGGAGTAGATAGAAAAGAATTGAACGATCAACGTTCACAAATTAACTCAttaattgccattgacggcaatagacgcccaatccgtttgaagttgcAGCCTCTCCCATGCAGCAGGTCAAACAGATCAGACATCTAACGATGTCAATGAGGTGAATTGATGACAGAAAATATTAAAACATCTACTTTtaaataaatctattggaaaagtGTACAATCTATATAGTCACATttacaaatatatttaaaattcaTATTAATTGTATGATTATTAATTCATCATTAATGGACGTTCAGAATATCAACCTCCCCCAAACCAAATATTAAATTactggccgccattgacggcgatagacgcccaatccatttagcctGAGAAGGATTGGCATTTTTCTTGCAAATCAAGATCAAGTATCATCCACGAACAAAATCAAAGTTCTCTAATGGTTCCAAAGATAATGAAAGTCTCAGATAAATGAAGGAACATGTTGGTTTGAAGAAAAAACGTTTTTAACATCAATGCAGGGGCAGAGGACTGGAAACAAGCCAGTAAATATGTCAGAGATCTGGATAATGTAATTACTGCGCAGAGGATGCCTTTGTGGAGATGAAGTCTGTGGAAAGGGTGGCACGGAAGACCAAAGAGGAATGATTTACGCTCATCAATAATTAGAAGGGAAGGGCGGAGGACAGTTATGTCACAATCAGGGAAAATCAGTAATTTCATTACAATAAGATTTTGATTCTTTGACGATACGATATTTGCCGATATTCGTCTATATGTGTTTCGAATTATATTATGTGCACATTTGAGTTATATTTCAGCCAAAAGccataaaaaatacaaagtaatttggatgtttttgACAATTTAGTTGTGAAACATTGcacaaatttgaatgaaaaatttctttaaaaaaaaaaaaaataggaacagcatactttaaaaaaagcacAATGTTtttctgcagctatcgattatttaagtagtcgattaatcgatgaacaggTTAGGCCAAatgatcgagtaatcggataaggaacatgaaaatttaaaatacatgagttgagcctcaaacggcataaaaaaataaataaggctttatgtacaacaaaagaataatggctaacttacatagcaaaagtccactagcttaaatgctataagacgctaacgttttttgtttttacaatgctcttaacaagtggttcagacaccccccccccccccaaaaaaaaataccaataaactaaattacatatgcattaaaaaaaaattagctcaaacaaaaacttggcttatgttggtcttaacatggagcagctggagtcagaaaaaaaactaaatgcaaacactttcaaaataaacgttACAACGCCacgttaattaaacgaatacttgaggcagcaaaatttaattcgaatcctttttttctaatcgaatactcgagttaattgattaatcgttgcagcactaattacaCCCCtagaaaatttgatttgatacaTGAGTTGCCAAACAGAGTGCAAGGCTGCTACGAGTAATTGGTAACCAAATCGATGATCAAATTAATGGAAAGTAGTTTGACAgtcgattaccgtaattttcggactataaggcgcacatgactataagccgccacccaccaaatttgacaaaaaaaacggcatttgttcacaaataagccgcaccggactataagccgcatctttcctcaatgtattatgggatatttacaccaaaagatattaaaaatagggctgtcaaaatgatcgcgttaacgggcggtaattaattttttaaattaatcacgttaaaatatttgacgcaattaacgcacatgtcccgctcacacagatttaaatgtcagtagagtgaaatgcccacttgttaattgtgttttatggagttttgccaccctctgctggcgcttgggtgcgactgattttataggcttcagcacccatgagcattgtataagtaattattgacatcaacaatggcgggctactagtatatctttttattgaaaattttacaaattttattaaaacaaaaacattaagaggggttttaatataaaatttctataacttgtactaacaattatcttttaagaactacaagtctttctatccatggatcgctttaacagaatgttaataatgttaatgccatcttgttgatttattgttataataaacaaatacagtccttatgtaccgaatgttgaatgtatatatccatcttgtgtcttatctttcttaaacaattttacagaatatatatataatttacagaaaaatatggcattttatagatggtttgaattgcgattaattgcgattaattacgattaattaatttttaagctgtaattaactcaattaaaaattttaatcgtttgacaggcctaattaaaaagtaacactttttttgaccgcggcgtcataagatcttcagaattatgaaatgacactgacaAGAGCATTACTGGATGCTTATGAGAGACatcttatctcacttttgaatggatctaaaatatccaagctggacatatagACAAAAattagttagtgacaaaatttgccggatgacacttcatgGCATCTATCATCCGCTGTCAAATAGAGTGTTACCTattgacccaaataaatcaagaaagaagctgcactggactataaatcacaggattcaaaataagggaaaaaagtagcggattatagtccgaaaattacagtaatcgtTTGGATATCTGGAcctaaaaattgtccaaatccttTTCTTTGAGCCCTTagtaataaatatttttaatataatattaaattcaatcaaatttaatatttttattattccatttaaaattaaaaacataagCAAAAAACTTGTAGGGTAATATTCttgttttaattttcattttaaacttttcaacttttttactgAACAAAAATGGAAGGGGGGGGGCGCTAAAATATTCACTGATTTCTGTATTTCTTGATAACATCAGATGCTTATCTTTGTAATTAACCAAAATGAGATAATTGCAAACATGATGATCATAATCCACTTTTTCTCAACGCATTTTTGATTCCAATGCACATTTCTAGCAAAAATGTTAAGTCCAGGGTAACATAACAtgggatatatacagtatatgactcgattagtcaattaatcgcaAGAATAATctgtgattaatcgattatcaaaATCAATCTATGTGGTCTAATAAACTGGTACGTTTGGTGTCCCCTATTGCAGTATTATCATGACCATCTCGTCCACCCTGCTGGCGCTGGTGCTGATGCCGCTGTGCCTGTGGATCTACAGCCGTGCGTGGATAAACACGCCCGTGGTCAGCCTCCTGCCCTTTGGTGCCATCATCCTGACGCTGTGTAGTACGCTCATCCCCATCGGACTAGGCGTCATGCTGCGCTACCGCTACACCCGTGTGGCCGACAAAGTGTTGAAAGTAAGGCGCTTGCTGATCTACCCTGGTATTGCGGCGGTAAATGTGAATTCACCCATCTGGTGTCTCCTCAGGCCTCGCTGTGGTCTCTGCTCATCACGCTGGTGTTGCTATTCATCCTGACTGCGGCCATGCTGGGCCCCAAGTTGCTGTCGGCCATACCGGCGTCTGTGTACATCGTGGCCCTCCTGATGCCCATGTGCGGCTACGCGGCGGGCTACGGGCTGGCCACGCTCTTCAAGCTACCGCCCAACAGCCGGCGCGCCGTCTCACTGGAGACAGGCTGCCAGAACGTGCAGCTGTGCACCGCCATCCTCAAGCTGGCATTCCCGCCGCAGCTGATGGGCGGCATGTACATGTTCCCCCTGCTCTACGCCCTCTTCCAGGCGGCTGAGGCCGGAGTCTTCATCCTGGTGTACCGCACTTACCGCCGGCGGGTGCTGGGCAAGGAGGAGCCGCCGGACCGACGGGACGGTGAGGACACGGACATCACTTACCAGCGCTTCCGGGATGACGACGACGACTTTGACGGGTCGTACGGCGCCGTGACCGTCAGTGACCCAAACAGCATTATGTTGGACCCCTGTCCGCCGGACCCTACGCCTGTCTGACAAAAGATAaacataagaaaacaaaatgggcTGGTGCATGGAGGGCCTTAATAATCTAAGAATTTCGATTTTTAACTGtgaaaagaaaattgaaaatgTGAGCATCTGGTGCTGAAGAACGATGTTGAAGCTTTGTTACACATGCCACAGCCTTGCCTAATCCAGAAGTCATGTTTGGTTGCCATCTTGTGGCATCTATAGGCAATTAGTAAGGGATTTTTGTCTTTCAGTTGGGTAAGTACAGACACTCTGAATTGAAATGAAATTCAGTCCAATATTCTGTTTCTGAGTGTGAAATTAATATTTAAAATCTGGCTTATTTCTGTGGCAAAATAAACAGTCGCATTTTCAGTTTTCAATTGCCATTTGaaggtggaaaaaaaatgtcaccctATTAAAATAACTGCCTATGTCATTTTTTATAAAGAATGGTGAGAAAATACATatattaaacaaaatataaatgGATACATTTTTGTGCTTtctgaaaaaactgaaaagcgaTTATTTTAAGAAGAAGGTGTCGAAACCTAAACGTGGATTCTCACtgtttatcaattaaaaaaaaaaaaaaacatgcgtgaCAACACATCAGTCTGTGAATGTAACAATCAGCCATTTAGTGTGTGAACAAATGTATAATATGTGTATATGAAAAAAttgtatggagaaaataaaACTGTACAGGAGTAAAATGTCTTTTTGGCTGAGGTTTTAAAATTGTCATTTACATGTTTTCAAGATTATTTTCCCCTatcttttaaaactttaaccctCTATAGCAatgatccccaaccaccgggccggggaacggtaccggtccgtggcgcatttgctaacgGGCAGCAGAGAAATAATGAACAACttgttaacgaccgcaatctggcctgtgcctcttgacacatcgATATACCTGTCTACTCTATTAACTAATATGAGTAGAGAGTTGTTTATGTCGCCCTCTAGTGTttagccgccattactggggtgtttgcacactagcgtcagtcaatgtaaacaggaacgctagctgctgttggctgtgtgctgcaggcCGCGACGTGGAAAAGGCcagctgctgagccagaagagcctaaaaccaagtccattctacataacatgtggctaaaagctagcaaacgaagcAACAAAAGCTAATGCACCGAGAGCATCCTACCTCCTGGCGAACCGTCTTGCTAAAATGTTTTATgactggagaagaactcattatgcctgcgatcagggatatttgccgtcaagttttaggagaggccgctgttaaaaaaaggttgattcatcgTATGGTgaattacattttccctgctgTTAATGTTCGTGTTTAGCTctgtcgtgttattttatatttacagtaatttcctgccacacattgccggtccgtgtAAAAAAAGGCCCAGATCACACCAGTCCGTGGTGTAAAGGTTCTGCTCTTTAGGACAGTGTTTTCCAACCGGTGTGCCGTAAGAGATCGTAAGGTGTGCCGCAAGATATCcaatatcgctttttttttttttttttcaacgtcaTCAggtggagttgcagtaggaagaagGGAGTAGGTAGGTTTCAATTTAGGTCGTGTGCAGATAAgcaaggtattgctcgtgtctcgttctctctttttttttttttttttttttttttttaaactgtcctgttcagctgtttgacactgagaatggaagtctaagtgcccggttggtctgaacagttttaatgtttcacattgagagtatgacatactcccattgtgatcattcaacatacctcgtttattatgacaaagcagtgaacaggaaggggttatgggggaacagaggaaaagaaacacaagagaagaaagaaaagaaacacaaacaaatacaagaaatacattgaacgtctacactaactactaatatattggtgctatcgtcagatagatatatgtatttccggttgacaccatgtggggggcctgttggccagggaaagagggggacaggggtggaggagtctataagctaagtgaatgaaaggggtagagtgtacacaaatcaactctgggatctagaacccagtaatcgtgtggataccttgtgagtgtaagcctgttggtgaccgaccctacgccgccccatctccACTCCCGGCACCgagaccccccacccgagcgcaccctatcacatccagccgcacgcgagccccaccaagcgcACGACAGCCACGccgacgagcggagacgccatgcggacgccaacccagggccacggcccccacccagccagccagccaggagGGAGGGCGGGGTTCAGCGCAGCGCAGCccaccctcctcccgcagcccagtaaaggagccatcgtcagcCCCCCCCCGCCCGGAAtctagggtggtcccccgggccacccgcgcacccatcaaccggccttcaggggtagcaagaggggacgcacgaCCAAC
This window contains:
- the slc10a4 gene encoding sodium/bile acid cotransporter 4, which produces MPADASVTPGGWELTAAALAPTEPPNSGADVLRLVPAFWDSPLSHGINVFVGLVLCFTMLGLGCTVDVGQLGEQVRRPIGVLLAVVCQFVIMPLVAFLLALAFSLDDVAAMAVLLCGCCPGGNLSNIMSLLVHGEMNLSIIMTISSTLLALVLMPLCLWIYSRAWINTPVVSLLPFGAIILTLCSTLIPIGLGVMLRYRYTRVADKVLKASLWSLLITLVLLFILTAAMLGPKLLSAIPASVYIVALLMPMCGYAAGYGLATLFKLPPNSRRAVSLETGCQNVQLCTAILKLAFPPQLMGGMYMFPLLYALFQAAEAGVFILVYRTYRRRVLGKEEPPDRRDGEDTDITYQRFRDDDDDFDGSYGAVTVSDPNSIMLDPCPPDPTPV